A stretch of Larus michahellis chromosome Z, bLarMic1.1, whole genome shotgun sequence DNA encodes these proteins:
- the CZH18orf54 gene encoding lung adenoma susceptibility protein 2 isoform X2: MDNQAFEMHGESVQSSSKGKEWPKKEERKNSWSLMKVFLVCLLACVITTVIGVLTLSLVYVNHAPFRRETDVKDDGASSPKPDEKNVDVKFQFLNHLGKSKIHKYPGGEIQWARYRNDVNEYQSDEEMEFGKSINNHRSKMTFGTLRIKSKGLRAPHWHFNANEHGYLLQGTAWIGVIGADDSVVTTYNVTAGQVIFFPRNTVHWIKNVGSEDCLFLLFFTTHEELQTLDVDDAFFSTPEDIAARALKPQGGVNFIRTFKKQEEDQAVNLPPNLDELVKNATYVQSPDNLVWQYFYNLKGSAEYPFPGGVFQWARYRINGTGLNETEKIFSESLNKHENTLTLATLRIFSNGLGQPHFHFNANEMGYVISGCGQVGVILSGVTSNFNIGIGDVIFFPVGTQHYIKSVCDEDLLLVLAYSTGNQLETLRMKDYFHGTADHILAQLFFKEQAEFKKFPRAAKK; this comes from the exons ATGGATAACCAGGCATTTGAAATGCATGGCGAGAGCGTACAAagttcttcaaaaggaaaagagtgGCCAAAGAAAGAG gaaagaaagaacagctGGTCCCTGATGAAAGTCTTCCTGGTTTGTCTGTTGGCCTGTGTTATCACCACCGTGATAGGAGTGCTGACCCTGTCCTTGGTCTATGTGAATCACGCTCCCTTTAGGAGAGAGACGGATGTTAAAGATGATGGAGCATCTTCCCcaaaaccagatgaaaaaaaTGTGGACGTCAAATTCCAGTTCCTGAATCACCTGGGGAAGTCAAAG ATACATAAGTACCCAGGTGGTGAAATTCAGTGGGCGAGATACAGGAACGATGTAAATGAATATCAAAGTGATGAAGAAATGGAATTCGGAAAAAGTATCAATAACCATCGCTCCAAAATGACTTTTGGAACCTTACGGATCAAGAGCAAAGGGCTTCGGGCTCCCCACTGGCATTTCAATGCCAATGAACACGGCTACCTGCTACAG GGTACTGCCTGGATTGGAGTAATTGGTGCAGACGACAGTGTGGTGACCACATACAATGTCACGGCTGGTCAAGTGATCTTCTTCCCTAGAAACACTGTGCACTGGATAAAGAATGTAGGATCAGAAGACTGtttgttcttgctgtttttcACAACGCATGAAGAACTTCAGACCTTGGATGTAGATGACGCGTTTTTCTCCACCCCAGAGGATATAGCAGCTAGAGCATTAAAG CCACAAGGTGGAGTTAACTTCATCCGAACTTTCAAGAAACAAGAAGAAGATCAAGCAGTTAACCTCCCACCAAACTTAGACGAGCTTGTGAAAAATGCCACCTATGTGCAGTCTCCGGACAACCTTGTATGGCAATACTTCTACAATCTCAAAG GGTCAGCAGAATATCCTTTTCCAGGAGGAGTCTTCCAGTGGGCTCGCTACCGCATAAACGGCACTggattaaatgaaacagaaaaaatcttCAGTGAGTCGCTGAACAAG cATGAAAATACCCTTACCTTAGCAACTCTCCGGATATTCAGCAACGGGCTGGGGCAGCCTCATTTCCACTTCAACGCTAACGAGATGGGTTATGTCATTAGCGGCTGCGGACAG GTTGGAGTTATTCTCTCCGGAGTCACCTCCAACTTCAACATTGGCATTGGAGACGTCATATTTTTCCCCGTTGGAACCCAACATTATATCAAGAGCGTCTGTGACGAGGATTTGCTTTTAGTTCTAGCCTACAGTACGGGAAACCAG CTGGAAACCCTCCGTATGAAGGACTACTTCCACGGAACAGCAGATCACATCCTTGCTCAGCTTTTTTTCAAGGAACAGGCTGAGTTCAAGAAGTTCCCAAGGGCTGCCAAAAAATAA